GTGCTAGACTTGTAATGTGTCCCCTGCAATTGGGGGCTCAAATGCAGAGAAAGCTATGACCATGAGTGGGGCGTGGGGTGTGGCTCGGTATACTAGAATGTGAAATGGACAAGATGATCTATGTGGGTGCTTCCTGCTCCAAAACCATGATTCTCATGGCAGTTAAGCTGCAAAACTTCTCTGCCTTGCAGAAATAGAAGACGCTTTCAAATGGCTCAACCTGGTTATCAGAGTGTCACTTTCGAATCCTCTTTCACCCTCTGGGTAATCTTTTGGACATTCAACTGTAGTAGGCTCTGAGAGGGCATAGGCAGAGTACCTAGCCCACTGGAGTTAGTGGTTGGGCTGGAGACCCTGCCTTGAAGGATGCTAAAGCATGAGCTGATTTGGGAGGGATTGTCTGAGCAGTGACCTGTCACCACCTAATCCTACTCAGTCTTATCCGTTCCAATGGGAGGCGAGGGAGgctaggtgggaggatggctaCAAACAGCCATTTGCTTATCTGTGGATGTTGGAAGGTGCTCTGGTGGATTATGGAATTCAAGGTTCTTGGTTTTTACccatgaggacactgaggcccagactGGGGAAGTGACTTGGCGATGGTCACAAAACACCTCTGGGCAGATGCAGGGAAATAAGTCCAGCCCCTGACTCCTAGGCCATGGGCCAGGCTGCAGGAGCTGGATGCCTTGAAGTGTCTTGTTTGCATCTATGACTTTGCACAAATACAGTGAATCTGGCTGTGGGCCCTCAAGCCTTAATGGCCACAGAGTAGTGGTGCAGGGCAGTGAGCTATGCTGAAACAGCCACCAGAGTGACGGGAACCTcgtctgcctatgggggcattttCTCACGGCGGGATAGGAGAACAAGGTGACGTGTTAAACCCTTCTGCAAGACCATTTGCTCCTCCCaaactccatttcctcatctgtaaccaGGAAGGGTAGTGGCTGGGAGGGCAAGGCCATAGGGTCAGTTGGCTGGGGCTGAAAACCCATCTAGTTCTGAGAACTTGGCCAAGCTCCTCACTTTCTCCATCTGTTGAAAAGAGATAATAATGGTGTCTACCTttgcagggctgctgtgaggtTTCAATGAGATAACGGCAAGAGACTCGCCCAGGAAACCGATCATTATAACCCCTGGCTCTGTCTCCCCAGGGCTTCCTACCGGTCAAGTACAGCCCTTCTGGGTTTGACACCTGGCCCCATCACTTCCTAGTTCTGTGGCCCGGGACAAACCCCTGCACATCCCTTGAGTCACAGTGTCACCATTGTAAGCTGGGATGCCGACAGGACCTGCCCCCGTGGGCGTGCGGGGAGGATTCAATGCCTGTGAAACTCTCGGTGGGCACAGCGCCGGGCACACCCGAGGGCCTGGCCTGGCGCGTTCACCGCTGCTGATTTCGTCTGGCACAGACCGGGTTCCCAAAATATCCGCAGAGCCAGCGGAAAAAGGAGCCGGGCGGGCTGGCGGGAGGGCGGGCGGGAGCCTGGGCTGTCATGACGGTGTTTCCCACCCCTTCCTCCGCGAGTGGCTGAGGCCGCGCGAGAGGGGGCGCGCCCGAGCCGGGATTCGccgcgcccgcccgcccgccctccGGAGCGGCCTTGCGGCGCCgcccctcccagccccctccccgGGCCAGGCGCCGGACGGTGGGCGGCTGCGAGCGGGCGGGCGGGCTGCGGAGGACGCGCCGCCTGCGCCTCCTTCCCTGCGTGCCTCGCCCCGGGCGGCCCGGGGCTGCCGCGGTGCGCGGGTGCCGGGCCCTGCCTCGCCGGCCATGGGGGAAGGGGGCGCCGTGGGGCGCCGCCGGCCCTTCCCCGGGGCGCCGCGGCGGCGCTggtggcggcggcagcagcagcagcggcagcggcagcggTGGTGGCCgggccgcggcggcggcggcggcgagggCGCGGGGCGCGCCGCCATGGGCCTGGCCGGGCTGCAGGTGGGTGTGTCGGGCCCGGCCGCGCGGGGGGCGGGCGGCGCGCGGGGCCTGGCCGGGCCGGGCGGCGGGAGGGCGACGCGGGCTCCGGCCCGGCCCTCCCGGCTGCGCGGGCGGCTCACCAGAGCCGGGGCCTCGAAATATGGCTGCGGCGGGAGGCGCCGTCGCGGCGCCCGGCCCGGGCGGCCCCGCTCCCCGCCCCGCCGCGCCCTGAGCGCCCCCTCCCCCGCTTCCCCCGGGTCCCCTTCTCCAGGCAGGAAGATGTCCAAGCCCCGCGCggtggaggcggcggcggcggcggcggcggtggcagCGACGGCCCCGGGCCCGGAGATGGTGGAGCGGAGGGGCCCGGGGAGGCCCCGCACCGACGGGGTAAGCAGGCACCCTCCCCGCACCCCTGCGGCGCGCCCGCCGGGCCGGGGCCGCGAGCACATGGGCGACCCCGGGTACCCGCCCGGGGCGCCCGGCCGGGCCGCTTCCTTTGCTGCCGCCTGGCTGGGAGTGGCGCCCACACGGCTCCGCCATGAGCCTGGCGGTGTTTGACCTCGGAAAAGTTTGACTGCGCCTTCATGGCGTCTCCGCAGCCCAAGACCCTACTTCCCCGGAGGTGGCCGCGGTCCCAGGCTGTGCGGGGCCTGCGCGGGCCCCTCGGAGAGGTCACGGGTCTCACCGCCTCGGTGTTGAATGGTCCCCGAGGCGGCGAGGGCCCGGCGTTGCTGCTGGGGACGCCCTCCTCCGTCTGTACTTACTCAGAGGAGGGGCCCCACGCCCAGAGACGCCCGCAGTGACCTGAACCGCCCCACCGCCCCGTCCACTCTCTTACTGACGCCCAGGTGCGGCTTGCGACAAAGTGGCCGCCCCGAATGCGCTGGCTGTGGCTCCTGCTCTTCCCAGCTTCCCCAGTCACCCTGAGAGAAGTCCTCCCGTCGCAGCCCTGGGAGGCTGCGGGGCTGCAGTGATTTGAGAGGGGTCAGGCTCCGGCGCTCACGGGGCTCTGGCTGTACTGACAGGCCCTCCAGCCACCCTCAGCACCAAGTGGTTAATCAGGTTCCCCGGGGCGTGTTTCTGTGCTGAGTCCCTGCGGCTCCTGCCAGGGCAGTGAACTCCTAAAGATAGCCTAGCTCTTCACATGCCCAGGTCCTTTTGACCTCCCTGTTGCGGGTAGGCTGTCTCCTTCCTATATAGACCTTGGGTTGCAGCCGACTCTCCTGCTGGCCAGCTGTCCCCTTAGTGATTTAGAGACCAGCGCGTTTAGGAAACGTTTCACTGGACCTGGGATTCTAAACCTGCCAGTGCTCTCCTGAGACAATGGGGGCTGGCATCCCCTGGTAGCCCAGTTTTTGAAAAACGGTGTTGTCTGATTTTCATCTTTTGTATTCCTCCTCCTCGTGAATGCTCTAGGATCTTCTTCTTCAAGCCTCTTTCAGAAtatgcttttgtctttttagGAAAACGTATTTACCGGGCAGTCAAAGATCTATTCCTACATGAGCCCGAACAAATGCTCTGGAATGCGTTTCCCCCTTCAGGAAGAGAACTCAGTTACACATCACGAAGTCAAATGCCAGGGGAAACCATTAGCCGGAATCTACAGGAAACGAGAAGGTAAGCTTTTGAAATGGCCTCGTTCTGATCCCAGCTGGTCGGGTTGCAGAAGCCTCTGTCCTCTGCAagaatgcacatatatatttatccaaCCTTTTCAGTCTCAGATTTGAGAGATTTGAGCCATGTTCTGTCTTGCTGCTGAAAGAATGGCTTGTCCCAGGGTGTGTGCCCTGTTGGTTTGACAGGTTCTCCCTGCTTTCACAAGAGTTAGCATATCCTTCAAGCTTGATTGTCTTGCTTAGTTGCAAAAATAACATACCTGACCCACAATTAGAGAGGCTCACAAGTGCTGAAAGTGCAGAAGTCATGAATTCAGGTTGTACAGACCAGGCAATTGCAGACCTAACTAATGTGTTCATGTAGGGAACTGACTTCCTTCCCTTTTATGAGCTGGCCTTGAccccatttctttttgtttttttgagacggatttccGCTCTCGtccctcaggctgaagtgcaatggcacgatctcagctcactgcaacctccgcctcctgggctcaagcgattcttctgccgcagcctcctgagtagctgggattacaagcggccgccaccacgcccagctaatttttgtatttttggtagagacgggatttcaccgtgttggctagactggtctcaaactcctgacctcaggtgatccacctgccttggcctcccaaaatgatgggattacaggcatgagccaccgcgcctagctgcCTTGACCCCATTTCTAAAGTTTCCTGCCACTCAAGCATTTGGTGTTAGTTTCTGAAGCAGCATCCTATGCAATGAGATTTGGAGTTAAAATGTTAAACCCGAAAATACAGGGTTAATGAAAACGGTCTGGTCTTGCAAAACAAACTGAAACCTCTTAGACATCTTGCTCTAATCCAAATATTCCCTTTCAAAGCTGCAGTGGGGAGTGTCAGCTTTCCCCAATTCACCATGCTCTCTTCTAATTAAAACTTGTCTGAAAGAAGCAGAGCCTCTGGCTGCCAGCAGCTCCATACAAGGAAGCCTTGTGTTCGCTAACAGAAAGTGTCATAAATGACGATTTGGCATGACCTCTGGGGCCGGATCTGAGAACCAGGGCTGGGCAAGCCCTGAACTGGGGACAGGAGCCCACCCTGTGCTTGATCTCCCCTGGTACACAGGgcaatattgttttatttgatcTTCAGATGACTTGGGTTCCAATCTTAAGTTTGCCACCTGAAAGAAGGAGGCTTAGATAGGTTGCTGCTCTCTTCTGAGCCTctgttctctcatctgtaaatggggagaGAGGAGTCTGACCTCACACACACAGGACTATTTTGAAGGGTGGTTGCAGCGTGGATGCCAAAGGGCTTTGTGGTGGACTCCATGTGCCAGCTCTTCACCCCTGGACTGCCAGCTCATCCCTCGACCTGTGGCACTTAGAATTCCTGCCCATAGGATTGGGGAGAGGCGCTGTCTATAAATGGTAGTTGCCCAGACTCTAGTCCTTTAAAATAGGGCAGTCTATACATTGTACCAAATGGTGGCCTGGTATACAAGCTAgtgtatttggctcatggttttacTAAATGGCCATGATTAGAATTTTGGGTCAGagtcctggcatggtggctcgggtttgtaattccagcactttggtaggccaaggcaggaggattgcttgagcccaggagtttgagaccagcctgggcaacatagtgaggcctcatctctacaaaaatgaaaacaaaaaaaattagcctggcatggtggcatgcatctgtagtcccagctgcttgggaggctaaggcaggaggatccctagCACCCAGGAGTTtaaagcttcagtgagctatgatcatgccactgcactccaacctggggaacagagagaaaccccatctctaatataaaaataaaaagaatttaggtCAGCTGGACTTTGGAGACCCCAAGGTCCAGGCTGTGGTCCGTGATTCTGTTGTGATACAGACTGAGTGATAGATGATGTTCACGGGCACCACACACTCCTGGGCCTGATGTCCTGGCTTTAATTCTCTCTGATTTCACCCAGGAAGGTGtgtagaggaggaagaaagatctGGATGGTTttaatggtttttgtttgttttttttgagacacagtcttgctctgtcttgcagtctggagtgcagtggtgcaatctcggctcactgcaacctccatctcccgggttcaagcaattatcctgcctcaacctcccaagtagctgagattacaggtgcccgccaccacgctcggctaattttttgtattttcagtagagatggggtttcaccatgttggccaggctgatcttgaactcctgacctcaggtggcccacccgccttggcctcccaaagtgctgggattacaggtgaagtcactgtgcccggcctaatgtatttatttatttttctgttttgtttatctaGATATAGTTAATATGTCATAACGTTCATTTTAAAGCGTATgagtcagtggtttttagtatattcacagagttgtgcaaccattaccacggTCTAATTCCAGAACgtttccatcaccccagaaaggTACCCATTAGGCGTCACCTTCGATTCCCCATCCCTCTAGTCCAAGGTAACCATTAaagtactttctgtctctgtggatttgcctgttctggacatttcatatgaatggaatcacaaAATACatagccttttgtgtctggcttctttcactgagcatcatgtcttcaaggttcatccgtggTGTAATAAGtatcagtgcttcattccttttttttatttttgagaaggagtctctctctctcacccaggctggagtgcaatggtgcaatcttggctcactgcaacctctgcctcccaggttcaagctattctcctgcctcagcctcccaaatagctgggattataggcgcacaccaccacgcctggctaatgtttttatatttttagtagagatggggttttaccatcttggccaggctggtctcgaactcttgacctcaggggagccaccctgcccagcccttcattcctttttatggctggataataCTCCCTTTTGTGGAtaggccacattttgtttattcatctgttgatggacatttgggttgtttccactttttggctattacaaataagcTGTTACGTTCCTGCATAGATTTTTTTGGggacatatgtttttaattctctggAATAGatgcctaggagtgaaattgctgggtcatatggtaactctgtgtttaactttttgggaAAATGTCAAACTGTTtctaaagtggctgcaccattttatatctgTGAGCAGCGTactatttacttaatttttttttcttttttttttttttttttgagacagagtctcactctttcgcccaggctggagtgcaatggcatgatcttagctcactgcaacctccgcctcccaggttcaagcagttctcctgcctcagcctcctgagtagctgggattacaagtgtccgccagtacacttggctaatttttgcatttttagtagagatggggtttaccatgttggccaggctggtcttgaactcccgacctccgtgatccgcccgcctcggcctcccaaagtgctgggattacaggcaggagccaccgtgtccagcctatttacttagttatttaaaagtaaaacattttttaaaaaggtaagcaGTTTTCCAACACTGGCACTCCACAAGTGTTTTAAGTGACAGATCATTGCAGTGTGTCTCCCGATACCCAGGCCAGTCTGCTGGGGCACCATGCTGAGAACTGCTGTGAACCTGGGGCTTCAACCCCACTAGAAGGGGACCTTCTTTTTCTTCGGAGTCTGAAATGAAGGGTGCCAGGCAGCTCTTGGGGAAGAGTTTCTGCTTTGTCACCTTACTCCTGTCCCCTAATGCTGTCCCAGCCTTCAGGAATGGAGCTTTTGATCTGAGTCTGCAACCTGATTCCTGAAAGCTATTGATCAAGCGCCCTTGCCAGCGTCTCCGTCTCTGgtgcctctgcctcacaggctcTCTATCTCCCACGTCAAGACGCAAAAGCCTAAAACCTCTGCCCAGTGTCTTGGTCAAAAAATCGAGCTGGAGCTAGGCACTCCCCCTGTCATAGCCCATAGCGGACACGGGGCTTAACAGGCCAAGGGCACTCCTGCCTGACAAACCCAGGATCCTGTCTTCTCAAAGCTTGTCTTAGAATGCAGCTGGTCGTCTGGAAATTGAGAGACAGTACAGAATAAACCCCTGTCTTTCCCCCACCTCCGCCTGCAGAGAAAAGAAATGCTGGGAACGCAGTACGGAGCGCCATGAAGTCCGAGGAACAGAAGATCAAAGACGCCAGGAGAGGTCCCCTGGTACCTTTTCCAAACCAAAAATCTGAAGCAGCAGAACCTCCAAAAACTCCACCCTCATCTTGTGATTCCACCAATGCAGCCATTGCCAAGCAAGCCCTGAAAAAGCCCATCAAGGGCAAACAGGCCCCTCGAAAAAAGTAAGTGCCCCCTTCAGTCCTCTTCCTAACATGGAGCAGTTTGGTTCCTCTGACGCCAGGGAAGCCTGCTCAGGTGCCCATGGGGGTTCAGTGGCCACCTCTCAGCCTCTCTCACGTCAAAGACTCAGATGCCCCGAGTCATCAGCAGGGATGCCACTGTTTGTCAGTTTCTGGATCTGGCATGGGTCCAGAGTTCAAGAGCctgtccttcctcccctccttacCCACCCCAGCATAAGCagcctttgttttttaaatttattttttttttgtttgtcttttttggtgattggtgttttgtgtgtgtttttttttttttttttgagacagagtctcttgttgcccaggctggagtgcaatagtgcgatctcggctcactgcaaacaccacctcctgggttcaagcgattctcctgcctcagcctcctgagtaactgggattacaggtgcatgccaccatgtcccgcttatttttgtatttttattagagacagggtttcaccatgttggtcaggctggtctcaaactcctgacctcgtgatctgcctgcctcagcctcccaaagtcctgggattacaggcgtgaaccaccatgcccgactgttgtgttttttgagacagggtcttattctgtcatccaggctggagtgcagtagctcactgcagcctcaacctctcaggaccaagtgatcctcctacttcagcctcccgagtagttgggaccataggtgtgcaccaccatgcctggctaatttctttccattttttagagacggggttttgctgtgttgcctgagttggtcttgaactcctgggctcaagtgatcctcccgcctcagcctccctgagtgttggcattacaggcatgaggcactgcgcccagccagcagcCCGTCTTTGAAACTCCTCTGAGGCCCTCATGGGCAGGTGACTGAGTGACCCGCAGGCTCCAGTGGACAAAGGTGTTTAAGTGACATCATCTCCAAGGAGCTGTGTGCCTCCTCGGTGTGTGCCTTCTAAGGTGCTGTGTGCCTCCAGGTTTTCAGTcctgatatttattttctcctcttcccctcttACCCAGAGCTCAAGGAAAAACGCAACAGAATCGCAAACTTACGGATTTCTACCCTGTCCGAAGGAGCTCCAGGAAGAGCAAAGCCGAGCTGCAGGTAGTCACGTGCTTTAAATTCCAGTTTGTGGAGGGGCAGGGTGGCCCACCAGGCAGTGCTTGgcgtgtgcgtatgtgtgtgtccTCAGCCTTGTTTTCGTCATCTTGGGGCAAGTCTCTTGGCCTCTCTGGACTTGGTTTTCTCCTGGATCTATCGGGGATCCTCACAAagcttgtcctgcctttctgCTGGAGTCACTGCAGGGCTTGGTTAAGACACTTGTGTGAAGGAACCTTGTGACTTGTAGCATGTGGCAGGGAAAGCCAGGTGTGACTCTGAAGGTGGATTTTCCAGGACTTGTTGGCAGAGCCATTGGGAGCCTGGGACTGTGGGAAAGGCTGCCTGTTCTTTCAGAGGCTTTTCTTGTCTGTTttctggaagtttccatgttGTGGCCCAGGGTGTTAAACAGCAGTGGCTTGGGGCCACTTGCTGGTTGCGTAGCCTCGGGCCAGTCACTTACCCTGTCCATGCCTTGGCTCTCCAGTCTGTAAAATGGTACAATAATGTAGCACCTGCTAGAGCTGTGgtgagcattcaataaatgtggtCATGCAAGAGGAACCCTTAGAACCATGCTTGGCACTCAGTAAGTGCCAGCTAACTGTTACTATCGCCACCCCTGCTTCCTAGTGTTGTCACTCCCGTCTGCTCTTTCCCACGCTGCTGCCATGCTAGGAGCCTGCAGACCAGTGAGCAGCACCGGCTGGAAGGCCAGCTGGCCTATGCGGGCCTCCgctgccatgtttacagagggtTGAGCTATGCGGCAGGCAGTCAATATTTGCTGCAGTGAGGTGTGGTTATTGCCTTTCTGTGAAGGAAATGCAGGGCATGGCAGGTCCCTCTGCTCTTCCCCCTCAGGGACACCTGGGGCTGCCCCTCTGCTCTCCCTCACCCCCACAGTGACCACCGGGTTGGGAGAGGTGCTCAGGATTGCATCCTACACAGAGAGGTGGGGACCCCGGCTTTGGCAGTTTCAGCATTTCAGCCCTCATGCGGACTCCTTCAGCGTTCTTGATGTTAAATGCGCAGATACACAGTGGTCtagtattctttctctttttcttttaattgatgaagcttcatttaaaaaaattttaaaaaaaggtccATTTTCTTCCCCACAGAGAGCAGCTTTGGTTTTATTGCCTGAAAAAGGCAATGTCTTTCAGCCAAGAATGAGCTGTTTAAAACATTTGTCGGCAGTGGGAGGCTGTGctaggtcactttttttttttttttttttttgagatggagttttgctcttgttgcccaggctggagtgcaatggcgtgatctcgactcaccgcaacctccatctcttgggttcaagtgattctcctgtttcagcctcctgagtagctgggactacaggcattcgccaccacgcccagctaattttgtattttttttttttagtggagattggatttgtccatgttggtcaggctggtctcgaactctcgacctcgggtgatccgcccacctcagcctcccaaagtgctgggattacagacgtgagccaccgtgctcggcctgcTAGGTCACTCTTAAAGACAgcactgggccaggtgcagtggctcacacctgtaatcctagcactttgggaggcccaggtgagcggatcatctgaggtcaggagttcgagaccagcctggccaacatggtgaaaccttgtctctactaaaatacaaaaattagccaggcatgatggcaggtgcctgtaatcccagctactcgggaggctgagatgggagaatcacttgaacccaggagacggtggttgcagtgagccgagatcgcgccaccgcactccatcttgggtggctgagcaagactccgtctcaaaaaaaaaaaagacagcactGCAGATGGCGAGGTGGTGCCAGACCACAGAATCCCAGACACCTCCCAGCCAGGGTTGGAGCTGCAGTGTGCCCACACACAGGGCCTCTGCTGAGCGTCCACCAAGGGCTGCTGTGGACTTTAGGGTGGGGGGAGCCGAGTTGGCCTTGTTAATAAGAAGCAAGAGTTTGTGCTGGGCAGAGTGAAGGCTGCGATGGGACAGGATGCAGGTCTGCTAAATCTTGCAGCAGATGAGCAGAAGGGAAGAACACACTTGCTTCCCTAAAGCACAGTCTGCAAACACAAGAAAGCTCGCCCTGTTCCTGGACCGGGAGCCGTGCTTTGCCCCCCACTGTTTGTGTTGGCTCTGCTGAGTGCAGCCATGCAAGCTGTTGCTGGCCAGGGCAGGGAGGCCATAGCTGGCCGGGATGACGTGGCTAGAGCTGGTCAGGGTGGAATATTTTCTGACTGCACAGATAAAGCCCAAGAACGGGACAGCTGGGGCTCATCTGAAGGGTGAGGTCAGTCCTGACCTGACTGCCATGCTGGGCCCAGGCTGTGGATCCAGGAGGGTGGGGCATAATACAGCCTgttgttggccagatggtctggGGTGAAACTGCAATTCAGAGCCTCTTATATACCTCCACTGAGGCTGAAGACAGCAGCCAGGGCGGGCCTAGCGCCAGGGCGTGGGtcctgggcaacagggtgggATCCGGGCTGCTGGGTTTGGACACAAGGTGGGCCTTGGAGAGATGCCCTATCCACCAAGTGCTTCACTGCAGGGGCCCCTTGGCCGGCCAGCCTGGCTGTGGGTGGGGTGGCAGCCAGCAGCGGGACAGGGACCATGCCTCTTGGCAATGGCTGGGCTTCCTCATGCCCAGCTCGGCCCCAGGGCCAGATGTGCAAGCAGCCTGCTGATTCCGCTTGGGAAGGTCCCCTCCTTCCTGGTCACAGGCGCTCCTCAACCGCCCTAGTTCCAACCTTGTATCCCTCCCACTCCATCTCCTTCTAGGCCCATCTGTGGGTTCCTGCCAGAAGTCCCTTTAGAAAACCCAGGGCTGGTTGTTTGCAGGCCCCAAATTCCAGGCCTTTGGGAGACTCAGCCTCCCTGGCTTTGTGCCGGGGCATCTGGCCTGGTCCCAGCTTCCCTCTGCGCATCTCCTACCTGCCGTGTttggtcccagcagaaaaaccccCATTCCACTACCCTGGTCTTTCCATGATCACTCCCGTTTACACGGGCCCCCGTACTTCTCAGCACTCTCTGCACACTTGCAATGAATGGGTCACACAGCAAGGTGGTTGTGtatgtgatggtggtggtgttgcTTTGAGGGCCTGCTGTGTGCACTGTTCTAGACCAGGAGATTCCACAGTAAACTAGACCAGCCCGTAGGGCTTGTTTTCCAATGGGGagtaattaacaacaaaaaagacaccagctacttgggaggctgaggtgggaggattacttgagagcAGAAGTTCAgtaccaacctgggcaacattgtgagaccccatcttttgtgggttttttgttgttttgtttttttcgagacagagtctcacactgtcacctagcc
The Pan troglodytes isolate AG18354 chromosome 10, NHGRI_mPanTro3-v2.0_pri, whole genome shotgun sequence genome window above contains:
- the KMT5A gene encoding N-lysine methyltransferase KMT5A isoform X4 yields the protein MSKPRAVEAAAAAAAVAATAPGPEMVERRGPGRPRTDGENVFTGQSKIYSYMSPNKCSGMRFPLQEENSVTHHEVKCQGKPLAGIYRKREEKRNAGNAVRSAMKSEEQKIKDARRGPLVPFPNQKSEAAEPPKTPPSSCDSTNAAIAKQALKKPIKGKQAPRKKAQGKTQQNRKLTDFYPVRRSSRKSKAELQSEERKRIDELIESGKEEGMKIDLIDGKGRGVIATKQFSRGDFVVEYHGDLIEITDAKKREALYAQDPSTGCYMYYFQYLSKTYCVDATRETNRLGRLINHSKCGNCQTKLHDIDGVPHLILIASRDIAAGEELLYDYGDRSKASIEAHPWLKH
- the KMT5A gene encoding N-lysine methyltransferase KMT5A isoform X3, which gives rise to MARGRKMSKPRAVEAAAAAAAVAATAPGPEMVERRGPGRPRTDGENVFTGQSKIYSYMSPNKCSGMRFPLQEENSVTHHEVKCQGKPLAGIYRKREEKRNAGNAVRSAMKSEEQKIKDARRGPLVPFPNQKSEAAEPPKTPPSSCDSTNAAIAKQALKKPIKGKQAPRKKAQGKTQQNRKLTDFYPVRRSSRKSKAELQSEERKRIDELIESGKEEGMKIDLIDGKGRGVIATKQFSRGDFVVEYHGDLIEITDAKKREALYAQDPSTGCYMYYFQYLSKTYCVDATRETNRLGRLINHSKCGNCQTKLHDIDGVPHLILIASRDIAAGEELLYDYGDRSKASIEAHPWLKH
- the KMT5A gene encoding N-lysine methyltransferase KMT5A isoform X1, which translates into the protein MGEGGAVGRRRPFPGAPRRRWWRRQQQQRQRQRWWPGRGGGGGEGAGRAAMGLAGLQENVFTGQSKIYSYMSPNKCSGMRFPLQEENSVTHHEVKCQGKPLAGIYRKREEKRNAGNAVRSAMKSEEQKIKDARRGPLVPFPNQKSEAAEPPKTPPSSCDSTNAAIAKQALKKPIKGKQAPRKKAQGKTQQNRKLTDFYPVRRSSRKSKAELQSEERKRIDELIESGKEEGMKIDLIDGKGRGVIATKQFSRGDFVVEYHGDLIEITDAKKREALYAQDPSTGCYMYYFQYLSKTYCVDATRETNRLGRLINHSKCGNCQTKLHDIDGVPHLILIASRDIAAGEELLYDYGDRSKASIEAHPWLKH
- the KMT5A gene encoding N-lysine methyltransferase KMT5A isoform X2; translated protein: MGEGGAVGRRRPFPGAPRRRWWRRQQQQRQRQRWWPGRGGGGGEGAGRAAMGLAGLQENVFTGQSKIYSYMSPNKCSGMRFPLQEENSVTHHEVKCQGKPLAGIYRKREEKRNAGNAVRSAMKSEEQKIKDARRGPLVPFPNQKSEAAEPPKTPPSSCDSTNAAIAKQALKKPIKGKQAPRKKAQGKTQQNRKLTDFYPVRRSSRKSKAELQIDLIDGKGRGVIATKQFSRGDFVVEYHGDLIEITDAKKREALYAQDPSTGCYMYYFQYLSKTYCVDATRETNRLGRLINHSKCGNCQTKLHDIDGVPHLILIASRDIAAGEELLYDYGDRSKASIEAHPWLKH